The region GAGAATGATGGAGGAGTGATATGTGGTTGTTGGAAACTCACTGGTCAGAGGTGAATATGTATCCGACGTACGGCTTGATTACAGCGATGATGATGCCCTGAACCACAGCAACCGTTCCTTTAGATAAAACCCAGTTGTGTTACTACGTTTGACACTGAACTACTCTGGATTTACAACTAAGATGCTGCTTCtacttctaataataataataacaagagTACCGGCAGAAAGCAGAGCCACTTTTCCACTGACTACAGCTCTCTCAGTGTCACCGGCCCCCAGTGCATTCCCCACACGTACACAAGCAGCTGCACTGATGGCTATCGAAACCTGCAGGgacccagcagcagagacacatcTGTAGTAGCATTAAATGTTAGCATTCAACAAATAATGATCATGAATGATTCATACCATTGATTTTACAAGTGTTATTTGATACAGCACATGTTGAGCTGCAAGAACAGCTTCTCCAAACACTCCTGGTAAaacaaaggtcagagttcaggccTGTTTTAGCCTTTCACAGCTCCTTCACAAATTAAAGACCACAGGGTTAATGCTGTGTCTTTTATATCACCCAAATATCTGGAATTTAGCAAAATAGGATAAAAATTGTATGCATTTATGTAATGTTTAGCACAACTAATTACATTGGATGCCAGCAATAACTTCAATTAAAACAGCGACACTGAAACAAAACTACAGGAAATGATTCGTATTTTTCAATGATTATGAGAAACAAAGAGCACTAACCAGCCAAGACGGATACAATCTCAAATATCCACCAGTCAAAGCACATCACGAGTGCACAGGGAACCGCCAGCTTCATGTAGGCCCCCCACTCTTGGAGACACTCCATGGACCAGCCTGAGGAGTTTGATTTAGATCAACGTACAGTCGGCTCTGGATGCCCACCCTCAATAGTTCACattcttttgctgttgctgcctcTAACTCACCGTCCCACGTCTCCACATGGAGCTTTTTCCATCTTATGAAGCCAAACAACAGCAgacaggagacgatatcagagAGGCTGTTTGTGATCGAGGaacctctgcagacacacacgcctCGTTACAATAAATGAGAATCCATGTTGCTCTGAAGATCGGCTGCATTAGGAAGTACGTCAGCActgatgaatttaaatgaagcGGTGCTCTGAGTGCTCTGGGTGGAGCAGATCAGACCAcaaaataaacatctcatttcataAAACAGCTCATCTTAAAATCTAAAATGACATCTCTTGAATATTTCACAAccattacaaaaaaaactttttcaAACTGCATACAGCAATCAAGATTTGAGATGTGGAATGGAGGCTAgcagagttttctttttctttcttcctaaGGATTAGATGTTATATATTCATCTGTGATTAAATACACAATGTGAGAACACACTTACGTGCCGCCCAACTGGAGGCTGTAGATTAAAACGTAGTTTGATATCACGTTAAATACATTTGTGGCCATGGAGCAGAACATCTGAGGCAAAGTGATCccctggcagacagacagaagtagAAGTTAGTCAGAGCCCCACTAtcatttactttcatttctAAATACACTAACATGCTAATGTGCATCTTTATTCATACGCACTGGACATAGAACAGCTAATGTGGACACTTTGGCTACtgcaaaaaaaatccctttcagTGAATCACTGGTCAATAGAGCTGATATTCCAGGCAGGTGAAGCTCTCTGTTCCCTTACTTGGTTTTGCAGGTAGGAAGACTGCAATTCACGCAGCAGCACTGCCTGTGTAATAAGCAGAATCAGtgatcacctttttttttttttaaattgtgtcattcatttattgattattttggagatgtgaatatttgacatttgcttTCTTATGGCACCAATTACTGGCGCATTAATACAGAGCAAACATTGACCTCACCGGAATAGCTGGTAGATACGCAACCACGTAAACGTTGGCAATTCTGGCGGGTTTTCAGACAGAGAACATTCAAATGTCACAAACGGTTGAAGCAACAATAAATTAAGTGTTTCATGTCAATTTACCTCACTAACTTCTCATCCTGGTGCAACAGGAGCATTATGTTGGAAAAGTTGAGGAGAACAGcccaacagagaaaacaaaacaggaacaggatcaGCGAGCTCCTCTGGACGATGACTCCAACACGTTTCATGTTCTGACCTCCAAACGTCTGTCAATAGTGAGTGATAGCAACAGGAACTGAGTCAAACTCATTACAGAAGTTCAATGGGTTAAATGGGTTCAACTCACCTGGGAAATGAAGGTGTCGCACGCCCTTACAAGTCCAAAGCCCATCGAAACTGTGGTAACATTAATGGCCTGGAAGTAAATCAGGTGACAACAGGtaacttttgctgtttgatTCTCCTCAGATAAATTTACAGAAAGGTAAAGAATATCAGTACTGCGAAGGCCAGAGTAAAGCCACCCAGCTGAGCACTTCCAATGTGACCACAGAACACGCTGGTCACAAACTTTATGGAGATTTCCAGAAGCCGAGATATCGCCTGTAACAAGAAGAAGATATCAGAAGGTTCCTGACTGTCATTGATAAAGGCATCGGTCAGGTTTGGTTTTAAAGTACCGTCCATCTTACTTTCTCCGTCGGTCAGCATTTAGTCCCACCTGACGTTTTCACAATCATAGTATTATATATATCGCATTATATATAATGATATGATAAAAGCAATAATGACAAAAGAAGGAATAGCTGTATAATATAGGACAACAAGTGGATAACTACGGAAGCGTATTACTACCACACATACAAAAAAGTCAATGCTCAGTATTATGTTAGAACGAGAAACTTTCACATAATTTTAATATGTTGTTAAATCATAATATTCTTTTTTCCAAAGCAAAAAAGACATGAAACTGAAAGCATAAGGGAAGAATTATGGCTTCATTGATCACTTCTCACCCTCTATTTGAGTAATCAAGGTTGTACTCAAAACATAATTAGCCCAAACTTAATCAGAGAAACTGGTAGTTAGTAGTTGTCTAGGCAACCAGCACTGTTGCCGTTTTACCGTAATACCAGAATTATCGGCGCATCCCAAAACACCGAGTGGCTGATTTGGCCAGAATATGCGCCTCACTTGATAGCGGTAGAAAACCATTTCACATCTAACTTGTTTAATGGGGGATAAAACGTTATTACGTGAAAACATAGCTCATTCCGAGATAACGTAATCGTTTCTAGTTATAACATGATACTGAGCAAAGCACTTCTTGTATGGTTGGCAGCAATACGCTTCTGTAGTTTCTGCCTGTTATCATATATTAGACAGCGATTATTCCTGTAATCATTATTGCTACTGCCATTCTATATACTAGCGCTTCCGTAGACAACAGGTTCCCCAGCAGTGTCGTCCTGGACTCACCATTGGTCCTGTGAGCTTCATGGTGTGGTACAACTCCTCTCTGTACATGGGGGGCAGCCACCGACAGAGAAGTTTGGACCTGGTTGCATCTCCATCGTCTTGTTCACTGTTGTCCTTCTTAGCATCGCTTTCCCCAGCAGCAGACCCCGAATCCATCACTAGATCTGCAGGATCCCGGCTACTAAAATGATTTAAGTTCTAAAGTAAtacagagaaagtgagagagagatggagagaggggtggagaagagagggacgggagaggtggagagagggggaggaaatcGGATTAGTGGTcagggaaagtggagaaaatgtggagtgacagagggacAGTTAAAACAAACAGTTCGATCAAGCACTCTGAGTGATTCCAGACGAATTTGAACCTCTTTTCCTTGTTTACGTCACTTATCGCGATCTTTTGGCCCCTCCGAGAGTTCGAGGTTTGTCCAAAAAAAGCTTTATTGacacctgtgaaacaaacaCTGGGCACTCACTCCACAGCGGTGAGTCCCAATGTGTGAGCCGGCGCCCTGGTGGACGGTGGTGGTACTGCCGGTCGGCGCTGAGACTACCGGTatattaaataaacaaatgtggTAGGAATCGAAATAATTTGATAAACTTATTTGAATGCTTTTTAATAGATAAAAACGCATTTTCAAGTAAAAATACAAACCAATTGagtgttcttctgctttcatctaAACTCAATACGATGAGGGTCACCTCATTTTTTGAACCCTCACATAAGTATTGGAATGTAACTCATATCTCATTATCAATGGGGGATCATAACTGAGGGACtatttcatcttgttttgtGCCCTGCAAGATGCTGTGGTGGCTGCCAAGAGTTGATATAGTTGCACAATACAATAGGTTTCAAATTATAAAGGGTTGCTTTAAGATCAGAGCACTGATCACTGGGTCTCATTCATAAAATTTGGGCATTTGTTTAAACTGTTTGTAGACGTACATTTACGTCAATCTGGcattcatcaacattttaatAGCTCAGATCTGTTCGTAGCTACTATCAAATTCTGCACATGATTTCGACCGTGTGTAGCACCTGTGTAAATGTACCAACACACATAAAAAGTGCTGGTCACCATTGTGAATTACAACTTAAATTCATATTGCGCTCTGTTATGTAAATTGTAAGCACATGCCTTTCAAAAAATGTGATATAGGCATAGCCTAAACATGAAAAGCCATTAGAAATATATGCAAAAAATATAGGAAATATATGCAAAGGCACGGGTCCTCCCCGGGACAAGTCACCAGTTCTTTGTAGGGTCCTAGTTGAGCATTTCTTGGTCTGGTacattgctcaagggcaccttgaCAGTGCTCTGCAGGTGTTTTAGAAACTTAGCCAACTTCCtctaaacacactcatacacacacacacacacacacaaacacacacacacacacacacacacaaacacacacaagttaAAGGCCCTGCACTAAACTTTTCCCAGTTGTCAGACTTGGAAACGGACTttacactcaacacacacaaaaaaagaatttgGTGACTTCAGCAATAACACTAACAGTCAAAAACTGTTCTGTGCACAACACAAAAGGTTAAAAGCTGCAACATGAGTGATAACAGGAAATATGTTAGCttaaatcatttcatttaacaTTAGACAACACTCACCTTCACGTCACCTTCAGGTTACACATTCCAGATAAAGAGTTTCTGTGTTTGGTGGGACAGAGGAGCTGATTGTCTAAATAAGTCCTGCTACTTCCAGTT is a window of Takifugu flavidus isolate HTHZ2018 chromosome 14, ASM371156v2, whole genome shotgun sequence DNA encoding:
- the LOC130537676 gene encoding multidrug and toxin extrusion protein 1-like isoform X1, giving the protein MDSGSAAGESDAKKDNSEQDDGDATRSKLLCRWLPPMYREELYHTMKLTGPMAISRLLEISIKFVTSVFCGHIGSAQLGGFTLAFAAINVTTVSMGFGLVRACDTFISQTFGGQNMKRVGVIVQRSSLILFLFCFLCWAVLLNFSNIMLLLHQDEKLVRIANVYVVAYLPAIPAVLLRELQSSYLQNQGITLPQMFCSMATNVFNVISNYVLIYSLQLGGTGSSITNSLSDIVSCLLLFGFIRWKKLHVETWDGWSMECLQEWGAYMKLAVPCALVMCFDWWIFEIVSVLAGVFGEAVLAAQHVLYQITLVKSMVSIAISAAACVRVGNALGAGDTERAVVSGKVALLSAGTVAVVQGIIIAVIKPYVGYIFTSDQNIVATVSQILTLNIFAAFFEELLLVSTGICLGSGLQAIVAFANMICYYVIGLAVGTPLMFVAQMSLFGLLAGVWTGILLESLFFLGLFYKIDWKKITKKAQKRAGVPAEGAPVSVAQGDGVVPDSDCQNTADCDSVGVPKAEGYTLVSTQELKVYQEDEGNNADAGPPDGDAEQSNTGSRPNAPLSVPQLLLRRGLAVLVVVLILVLGVALHVAFPVPEPTILLLANGTMSENKTLPLHH
- the LOC130537676 gene encoding multidrug and toxin extrusion protein 1-like isoform X2 — encoded protein: MDSGSAAGESDAKKDNSEQDDGDATRSKLLCRWLPPMYREELYHTMKLTGPMAISRLLEISIKFVTSVFCGHIGSAQLGGFTLAFAAINVTTVSMGFGLVRACDTFISQTFGGQNMKRVGVIVQRSSLILFLFCFLCWAVLLNFSNIMLLLHQDEKLVRIANVYVVAYLPAIPAVLLRELQSSYLQNQGITLPQMFCSMATNVFNVISNYVLIYSLQLGGTWKKLHVETWDGWSMECLQEWGAYMKLAVPCALVMCFDWWIFEIVSVLAGVFGEAVLAAQHVLYQITLVKSMVSIAISAAACVRVGNALGAGDTERAVVSGKVALLSAGTVAVVQGIIIAVIKPYVGYIFTSDQNIVATVSQILTLNIFAAFFEELLLVSTGICLGSGLQAIVAFANMICYYVIGLAVGTPLMFVAQMSLFGLLAGVWTGILLESLFFLGLFYKIDWKKITKKAQKRAGVPAEGAPVSVAQGDGVVPDSDCQNTADCDSVGVPKAEGYTLVSTQELKVYQEDEGNNADAGPPDGDAEQSNTGSRPNAPLSVPQLLLRRGLAVLVVVLILVLGVALHVAFPVPEPTILLLANGTMSENKTLPLHH